One genomic window of Devosia salina includes the following:
- a CDS encoding AAA family ATPase — MTGARLDPFAGHILILSGHPGSGKTTTAEALAHLPGLPKVHLHSDDFWGYIKTGKIDPWLPQSHSQNQMVMEIAAGVAGTYARNGYFVVLDGVIRPWALPAFRTLGLPLHYVVLRTSADEAVSRCEERGGDSLTDPIVVRSLHAEFADLGDYERHALDAGGLDRAEAVAAAIAAFASGAYRLSAPPTSTEG; from the coding sequence ATGACTGGCGCGCGCCTCGATCCATTCGCCGGCCATATCCTGATCCTGTCGGGCCATCCCGGCTCTGGCAAGACCACCACCGCCGAGGCGCTGGCGCATCTGCCGGGCCTGCCCAAGGTGCATCTGCATTCCGACGATTTCTGGGGCTATATCAAGACCGGCAAGATCGACCCCTGGCTGCCCCAGTCGCACAGCCAGAACCAGATGGTCATGGAGATTGCCGCGGGCGTGGCCGGCACCTATGCCCGCAACGGCTATTTCGTGGTGCTCGATGGCGTCATCCGGCCCTGGGCCCTGCCGGCCTTCCGGACACTCGGCCTGCCGCTCCACTATGTGGTGCTGCGTACCTCAGCCGATGAGGCGGTGTCGCGCTGCGAGGAGCGCGGTGGCGACAGCCTCACCGACCCCATTGTGGTCCGTTCCCTGCACGCCGAATTCGCCGATTTGGGCGATTATGAGCGCCATGCGCTCGACGCAGGCGGACTGGATCGCGCCGAGGCGGTCGCAGCGGCGATTGCGGCTTTCGCCTCTGGAGCCTATCGGCTCAGTGCACCGCCGACTTCGACAGAAGGTTGA
- a CDS encoding helicase-related protein, translating to MSFFPSQSVKAILGPTNTGKTYYAIERMLAHPTGMIGLPLRLLAREVYTRVVERVGEQAVALVTGEERIVSAKPRYWVATVEAMPMDIHVDCVAVDEIQTAIDFDRGHVFTDRILKARGLQETLLLGSATMAGVVRKLVPQAEIIDRPRFSQLTYAGSKKLSRQPARSAIVAFSARQVYAIAELIRRERGGAAVVMGALSPRTRNAQVELYQNGDVDFLVATDAIGMGLNLDIHHVAFADDTKFDGHQSRPLTPSELGQIAGRAGRHRHNGTFGVTGGTEGFDEELVVALETHDFEPVKVVQWRNSNLNFGSIEGLRHSLELAPQDRTLTRVPIATDQQALEFLARNEAGALARGHDAVKLLWECCQIPDYQGISPAAHGEIVTRIYSDLRRIGAVKADWIAEQVRFCDNAEGDIDTLSNRIKQIRTWTFVANRKNWLEDPTYWREKTRDIEDRLSDALHERLTQRFVDRRTSVLLRHLKDKRMVSPEITERGEVRLEGHLIGTLEGFRFTLARNDGEMDAKGLRGAADSVVAPEIHHRAERLAGSPNEEFVLATDGRLRWRGEIVAELAEGDSLYRPRIIMLADETLTGPDLEKVQDRLSLWLRHHINTVLEQVMALEAPADLEGTARGLAYQLFEHIGLLPRNAVADEVKGLDQDVRGKLRKLGIKFGAYHIYLPLSLKPAPRELALILYALKHGGVRQPGVTDIPHIVLSGRTSFVVDPEVDTRLYEIAGFKVAGSRAVRVDILERLADIIRPLIALDASRPYAGDLPAGAAEGNGFRVTVEMTSLLGCSGDDFASILSSLGYRVRRTPKAPAPVVPAEASEESEALEQSLEAAPASVEPVDEAAAASETVGESAVSEGVVPDAAPAEAAATEPAEPEFDEVWFPGGRRHNDNNHRGRQPRRGEGDAEGQQGRRNDRPRHNGKGPRRGDGEERTHGGKPGHGKGRPDKADRGERHDRRPPREERKPVFDPDSPFAALAALRGKSE from the coding sequence ATGAGCTTTTTTCCCTCCCAGTCGGTCAAGGCGATCCTTGGGCCGACCAATACCGGCAAGACCTATTATGCCATCGAGCGCATGCTGGCCCATCCCACCGGGATGATCGGCCTGCCGCTGCGTCTTCTGGCGCGCGAGGTCTATACAAGGGTGGTCGAGCGGGTGGGCGAGCAGGCCGTGGCGCTGGTCACCGGCGAAGAGCGCATCGTGTCGGCCAAGCCGCGCTACTGGGTGGCAACGGTCGAAGCCATGCCCATGGATATCCATGTCGATTGCGTGGCGGTGGACGAAATCCAGACCGCGATCGATTTCGACCGCGGTCATGTGTTTACCGACCGCATCCTGAAGGCGCGCGGGCTGCAGGAAACCTTGCTCCTGGGCTCGGCTACCATGGCCGGGGTGGTGCGCAAGCTGGTGCCGCAGGCCGAGATCATCGACCGGCCGCGCTTTTCCCAGCTCACCTATGCGGGGTCGAAGAAACTGTCGCGGCAGCCGGCCCGCTCGGCCATCGTCGCCTTCTCGGCCCGCCAGGTCTATGCCATTGCCGAATTGATCCGGCGCGAGCGCGGCGGGGCGGCGGTGGTGATGGGGGCCCTCAGCCCGCGCACCCGCAATGCCCAGGTCGAGCTCTACCAGAATGGCGATGTGGACTTTCTCGTGGCCACCGATGCCATCGGCATGGGGCTTAATCTGGACATCCACCATGTCGCCTTTGCCGACGACACCAAGTTCGATGGCCACCAGAGCCGGCCGCTGACGCCGTCCGAACTGGGCCAGATCGCCGGGCGCGCCGGGCGGCACCGCCACAATGGCACTTTTGGGGTCACGGGCGGCACGGAAGGGTTCGACGAAGAACTGGTGGTTGCCCTCGAAACCCATGACTTCGAGCCGGTCAAGGTCGTGCAGTGGCGCAATTCCAACCTCAATTTCGGCTCCATCGAGGGGCTGCGCCATTCCCTGGAGCTGGCGCCGCAGGATCGCACGCTGACCCGCGTGCCGATTGCGACCGACCAGCAGGCGCTGGAATTTCTGGCGCGAAATGAGGCCGGCGCGCTGGCGCGCGGTCACGATGCGGTCAAACTGCTCTGGGAATGTTGCCAGATTCCCGACTATCAGGGGATTTCACCGGCGGCTCATGGCGAGATCGTCACCCGTATTTATTCCGATTTGAGGCGAATTGGAGCGGTCAAGGCAGACTGGATTGCCGAGCAGGTCCGGTTTTGCGACAATGCAGAAGGTGACATCGATACACTCAGTAATCGGATCAAGCAGATCCGGACCTGGACCTTTGTCGCCAACCGCAAAAACTGGCTTGAAGACCCCACCTATTGGCGCGAAAAGACGCGAGACATTGAGGACCGCCTGAGTGACGCTCTGCACGAGCGGCTCACCCAGCGCTTCGTGGACCGGCGCACCAGTGTGTTGCTCCGCCATCTGAAAGACAAACGTATGGTATCTCCCGAAATTACCGAGCGCGGCGAAGTGCGGCTGGAAGGCCATCTCATCGGCACGCTCGAAGGCTTCCGCTTCACCCTGGCCCGCAATGATGGCGAAATGGACGCCAAGGGATTGCGCGGCGCAGCCGACTCGGTGGTGGCCCCGGAGATACACCATCGTGCCGAGAGATTGGCCGGTTCGCCAAATGAAGAATTCGTGTTGGCAACCGACGGGCGCCTGCGCTGGCGCGGCGAGATCGTGGCCGAGCTGGCCGAAGGCGACAGCCTCTATCGCCCGCGAATCATCATGCTGGCCGACGAGACGCTGACCGGCCCGGATCTGGAAAAGGTCCAGGACCGCCTCTCGCTCTGGCTGCGCCATCACATCAATACCGTGCTCGAACAGGTCATGGCGCTCGAGGCGCCGGCCGATCTCGAGGGCACGGCGCGCGGCCTGGCCTACCAGCTGTTCGAGCATATCGGGCTTCTGCCACGCAACGCCGTGGCCGACGAGGTCAAGGGGCTCGACCAGGATGTGCGCGGCAAGCTGAGAAAGCTCGGCATCAAGTTTGGCGCCTATCACATCTACCTGCCGCTTTCGTTGAAGCCGGCTCCGCGCGAACTGGCGCTGATCCTTTATGCGCTCAAGCATGGCGGCGTGCGCCAGCCGGGCGTCACCGACATTCCCCATATCGTGCTTTCGGGCCGCACCTCCTTTGTCGTGGACCCTGAGGTCGATACGCGGCTTTACGAAATTGCCGGCTTCAAGGTCGCGGGCAGCCGGGCCGTGCGCGTCGATATTCTCGAGCGCCTGGCCGACATCATCCGCCCGCTGATCGCGCTCGATGCCTCTCGTCCCTATGCCGGTGACCTTCCGGCCGGCGCCGCCGAGGGCAATGGCTTCCGCGTCACCGTGGAGATGACCAGCCTCCTCGGTTGCTCGGGCGATGATTTCGCCTCCATCCTCTCCTCGCTGGGCTATCGCGTGCGCCGCACGCCCAAGGCCCCGGCGCCGGTGGTGCCGGCCGAGGCTTCCGAGGAAAGCGAGGCCCTCGAACAGTCTCTGGAGGCGGCGCCTGCCAGTGTCGAGCCGGTCGATGAAGCCGCTGCCGCGAGTGAAACGGTCGGCGAAAGTGCTGTCTCTGAAGGCGTGGTGCCCGATGCGGCGCCAGCCGAGGCCGCGGCGACGGAACCGGCCGAGCCGGAATTCGACGAGGTCTGGTTCCCCGGCGGGCGACGCCACAATGACAATAATCACCGCGGGCGGCAACCACGCCGCGGCGAGGGCGATGCCGAGGGCCAGCAGGGCCGCCGCAACGACCGGCCGCGCCACAATGGCAAGGGTCCCCGGCGCGGCGATGGCGAAGAACGCACCCATGGCGGCAAGCCCGGGCATGGCAAGGGGCGCCCGGACAAGGCGGATCGCGGCGAACGTCATGACCGTCGGCCGCCGCGCGAGGAGCGCAAGCCGGTGTTCGATCCGGACAGCCCCTTTGCGGCCCTCGCCGCCCTGCGCGGCAAGTCGGAATAG
- a CDS encoding DMT family transporter codes for MSNYVFLAIAIIAEVIATSALKASQSFTQVLPSILVIVGYGVAFYCLSLTLRTIPVGIAYAIWSGAGIVLVSLIGFALYGQRLDAWAIVGIGLIIAGVMVINLLSKSAVH; via the coding sequence ATGTCCAATTATGTGTTTCTCGCCATCGCCATCATCGCCGAGGTGATTGCCACCAGCGCCCTCAAGGCATCGCAGAGCTTCACGCAAGTACTGCCGTCGATTCTGGTGATCGTGGGCTATGGCGTGGCCTTCTATTGCCTGTCGCTGACGCTCAGGACCATTCCGGTCGGCATCGCCTATGCCATCTGGTCGGGCGCCGGCATCGTGCTTGTCTCGCTGATCGGCTTTGCTCTTTATGGCCAGAGGCTCGATGCCTGGGCCATTGTCGGCATTGGGCTGATCATTGCCGGGGTGATGGTCATCAACCTTCTGTCGAAGTCGGCGGTGCACTGA
- a CDS encoding methyltransferase domain-containing protein → MTTPPRLFDAEQIARNRARRSGPDNFVRDLVLEDLADRLSTYKRDFARAVLIGPDAGTLPQTLVTANGPVSAVRIEAFAGEEYPALPEGEQDLIVSLLHLQVVNDVPGHLARLRRALKPDGLLLAAFLGGETLTELREAFLAADLAVSGGASARIAPMAQVRDAGALLQRAGFALPVADVETHRVRYGTPFALMAELKALGASNPLADRPRRFATRSLLAAAAEAYASRDSDPDGRVRATLEIIWLAGWVPHESQQKPLRPGSATVSMKDVLGGSTP, encoded by the coding sequence ATGACCACACCGCCCCGCCTGTTCGACGCCGAGCAGATCGCCCGCAACCGCGCCCGCCGCAGCGGCCCCGACAATTTCGTGCGCGATCTGGTGCTCGAGGACCTCGCCGATCGCCTTAGCACCTATAAGCGCGACTTTGCCCGCGCCGTGCTGATCGGTCCGGACGCCGGCACACTGCCGCAGACCCTGGTGACCGCCAATGGCCCGGTGAGCGCGGTGCGCATAGAGGCCTTTGCGGGCGAGGAGTATCCGGCTCTACCCGAAGGCGAACAGGACCTGATCGTTTCGCTCCTGCACCTGCAGGTGGTCAATGACGTGCCGGGCCATCTGGCGCGCCTGCGTCGGGCGTTGAAGCCGGACGGGCTGCTGCTGGCCGCGTTCCTCGGCGGGGAAACCCTGACCGAATTGCGCGAGGCTTTCCTGGCGGCCGACCTTGCCGTTTCTGGCGGCGCTTCGGCGCGCATTGCCCCCATGGCGCAGGTGCGCGATGCCGGCGCCCTGCTGCAACGGGCAGGCTTCGCCCTCCCCGTCGCCGACGTGGAAACCCATCGCGTCCGCTATGGTACGCCCTTCGCACTGATGGCGGAACTGAAGGCGCTGGGGGCCTCCAACCCACTCGCCGACCGGCCGCGCCGCTTCGCCACGCGCAGCCTGCTCGCCGCCGCAGCCGAGGCCTATGCCAGCCGCGACAGTGACCCCGATGGCCGCGTGCGGGCCACGCTGGAGATCATCTGGCTGGCCGGCTGGGTGCCGCATGAAAGCCAGCAAAAGCCGCTGCGCCCTGGCAGTGCCACGGTCAGCATGAAGGATGTGCTGGGCGGATCGACACCATGA
- the fdxA gene encoding ferredoxin FdxA, giving the protein MTYIVTDNCIACKYTDCVEVCPVDCFYEGENMLVIHPDECIDCGVCEPECPAEAIKPDTESGLDEWLELNRKFSASWPNLTERRDPLPEAKERDGEDGKLAKYFTEAPGEGD; this is encoded by the coding sequence ATGACCTATATCGTCACCGACAATTGCATCGCCTGCAAATATACCGACTGCGTGGAAGTGTGTCCGGTGGACTGCTTCTATGAAGGCGAGAACATGCTGGTGATCCATCCGGACGAGTGCATCGATTGTGGCGTGTGCGAGCCCGAATGCCCCGCCGAAGCCATCAAGCCCGATACCGAAAGCGGGCTGGACGAATGGCTTGAGCTCAACCGCAAATTCTCCGCCTCCTGGCCGAACCTGACCGAGCGGCGCGACCCCTTGCCCGAGGCAAAAGAGCGTGATGGCGAGGACGGCAAGCTGGCCAAATACTTCACTGAGGCGCCCGGCGAGGGCGACTAG
- a CDS encoding nuclear transport factor 2 family protein: protein MTDLSPFTLPQPLARYFERRGNVDAATIFAPAATVTDEGHTYRGPTEIGHWLRSVEQRYRPRYRILGAETHDRRTVVTFEVSGTFPGSPAVLRQAFRLDNAARIESLETL, encoded by the coding sequence ATGACGGACCTTTCTCCCTTCACCCTCCCCCAGCCGCTCGCTCGTTATTTCGAGCGCAGAGGCAATGTCGACGCAGCCACGATATTTGCGCCGGCCGCCACCGTGACGGATGAAGGCCACACCTATCGGGGGCCGACTGAAATCGGCCACTGGCTCCGATCGGTCGAGCAACGTTACCGCCCCCGCTATCGCATCCTCGGTGCCGAGACGCACGACAGGCGCACCGTGGTGACCTTTGAGGTATCGGGCACGTTCCCGGGCAGCCCGGCCGTCCTGCGCCAGGCCTTCAGGCTCGATAACGCGGCGCGCATAGAAAGCCTCGAAACGCTCTAG
- a CDS encoding DUF3108 domain-containing protein, giving the protein MIRTALVLLAALAPLTLETAQAAPVDARASYVVTVGGINVALVDIDLTDDGARYGLDLSARVAGLGSVVASGTATAAASGSSAGSSLQSQSFKLETRANGEVFSANVGYQNRNVSAFQVEPPVLDSYDRVPLERAQLTGVGDFLSAFVLKGGALDRHLCDRTLKIFTGVERFNIRLDFLDNDEATSPRTGYQGPLVACSLKYQPISGHFESSEMTSYLAETSRMILWYAPLGETGYFIPYRVNIGTSMGDLSMVLTRADS; this is encoded by the coding sequence GTGATCCGCACTGCCCTAGTCCTGCTTGCCGCGCTTGCCCCGCTTACCCTGGAGACGGCGCAGGCGGCGCCCGTGGATGCGCGGGCCAGCTATGTCGTCACCGTGGGCGGCATCAATGTGGCCCTGGTCGATATCGACCTGACCGACGATGGCGCGCGCTACGGGCTCGACCTGTCGGCGCGGGTCGCCGGGCTCGGCAGCGTGGTGGCCAGTGGCACGGCGACGGCCGCGGCCTCGGGGTCCTCGGCTGGCTCGAGCCTGCAGTCGCAAAGCTTCAAGCTGGAGACGCGCGCCAATGGCGAAGTCTTCTCGGCCAATGTCGGCTACCAGAACCGCAATGTCAGCGCCTTCCAGGTCGAGCCGCCGGTTCTCGACAGCTATGATCGGGTGCCGCTGGAGCGCGCGCAACTGACCGGGGTGGGTGATTTTCTCTCCGCCTTCGTGCTCAAGGGCGGCGCGCTGGATCGCCACCTGTGCGACCGTACGCTCAAGATCTTCACCGGCGTCGAGCGCTTCAATATCCGTCTCGACTTTCTCGACAATGACGAGGCCACTTCGCCACGCACCGGCTATCAGGGACCGCTGGTGGCCTGCTCGCTCAAGTACCAGCCGATCTCGGGGCATTTCGAGAGTTCGGAGATGACGAGCTATCTCGCCGAGACCAGCCGCATGATCCTGTGGTACGCGCCCCTGGGAGAGACCGGCTATTTCATTCCCTATCGCGTCAATATCGGCACCTCGATGGGCGATCTCTCCATGGTGCTGACCCGCGCCGACAGCTGA
- a CDS encoding CarD family transcriptional regulator, with product MVAKKQQQRLGFKTGEHVVYPAHGVGMIVAIEEQEVAGLTLELFVISFEQDKLTLRVPVAKVKSVGMRKLAEDDEVKKALDTVTGRARVKRTMWSRRAQEYEAKINSGDLIAISEVVRDLYRSEEQPEQSYSERQLFEQAMDRMSREIGAVRKLTLTEAVQLIEKQLAKSPKRTKADAAEAESDEEAA from the coding sequence ATGGTAGCCAAGAAGCAGCAGCAGCGGCTCGGGTTCAAGACGGGTGAGCATGTCGTTTACCCGGCCCATGGCGTCGGCATGATCGTCGCCATCGAAGAGCAGGAAGTCGCTGGCCTGACCTTGGAGCTGTTCGTGATCAGCTTCGAGCAGGACAAGCTGACCCTTCGCGTGCCTGTCGCCAAGGTCAAGTCCGTCGGCATGCGCAAGCTGGCCGAAGACGATGAAGTCAAGAAGGCGCTCGATACCGTCACCGGCCGTGCCCGCGTCAAGCGCACCATGTGGTCGCGCCGCGCCCAGGAATATGAAGCCAAGATCAATTCGGGCGATCTGATCGCGATTTCCGAGGTGGTCCGCGACCTCTACCGCTCCGAGGAACAGCCCGAGCAGTCCTATTCGGAACGCCAGCTGTTCGAGCAGGCCATGGACCGCATGAGCCGCGAGATCGGCGCGGTGCGCAAGCTGACCCTCACCGAAGCGGTGCAGCTGATCGAAAAGCAGCTTGCCAAGAGCCCGAAGCGCACCAAGGCCGATGCGGCCGAAGCCGAAAGCGACGAAGAGGCGGCATAA
- a CDS encoding RNA-binding S4 domain-containing protein, whose translation MAGAVETPIRKERLDRFLFFSRAVKSRTLAQKIIESGAVRVNSEKTERTDFKVGAGDVLTMSLHNRIVVWRILDCGTRRGPASEAQGLYEDMSPPPVPRAELSPYDAAIAQRPSGAGRPTKKERRDTDRLRGEDED comes from the coding sequence TTGGCCGGGGCGGTCGAGACACCGATCCGCAAGGAGCGGCTCGACCGGTTCCTGTTCTTTTCGCGCGCCGTCAAGTCGCGCACGCTGGCGCAGAAAATCATCGAAAGCGGCGCGGTTCGCGTCAATTCCGAGAAGACGGAGCGTACCGATTTCAAGGTCGGCGCAGGCGATGTGCTGACCATGTCGCTGCACAACCGCATCGTGGTCTGGCGCATCCTTGATTGCGGCACGCGGCGCGGGCCGGCCAGCGAAGCGCAGGGGCTCTACGAGGACATGTCACCGCCGCCGGTGCCGCGCGCGGAGCTGTCGCCCTATGATGCCGCGATCGCGCAAAGACCGTCCGGAGCGGGGCGTCCAACCAAGAAAGAGCGGCGGGATACCGACCGATTGCGTGGTGAAGACGAGGATTAG
- the rpmB gene encoding 50S ribosomal protein L28 encodes MARRCELTGKGVMMGNNVSHALNRTRRRFLPNLVNVTLISDALSRPVKLRITTSALRTVEHRGGLDAFLLKQDDADLSPLALGLKKEIRAALAA; translated from the coding sequence ATGGCACGTCGCTGCGAACTGACCGGCAAGGGCGTTATGATGGGCAACAATGTTTCGCACGCCCTCAACCGCACCCGCCGCCGTTTCCTCCCCAATCTGGTGAACGTCACCCTGATCTCGGACGCGCTGAGCCGTCCGGTCAAGCTGCGCATCACCACTTCGGCCCTGCGCACCGTCGAGCATCGCGGTGGCCTGGACGCGTTCCTCCTCAAGCAGGATGACGCCGACCTGTCCCCGCTGGCCCTGGGCCTCAAGAAGGAAATCCGCGCGGCCCTCGCCGCCTGA
- a CDS encoding glutathione S-transferase family protein produces the protein MTLTIWGRRTSSNVQALMWCVGELGLAHLRHDIGHVHGGNDTPEFLAMNPNGLVPVLQDGDDEPIWETGAILRYLAARYGPDSFWPTDPARRARVDKWAEWAKLNVALGFTGPVFWQVVRTAPSQQDPRAIAEALARLACLLKIAEGQLADREYLAGDDFTLADIQFGHVLYRYFDIDIARPAWPAIERYYAALVRRPAFAEHVMVSYEPLRVTE, from the coding sequence ATGACGCTGACCATTTGGGGCCGGAGGACCTCGTCCAATGTGCAGGCGCTGATGTGGTGTGTCGGCGAGCTGGGCCTTGCCCACCTGCGTCACGACATTGGCCATGTCCATGGCGGCAATGACACGCCCGAATTTCTCGCCATGAACCCCAACGGGCTGGTTCCGGTACTCCAGGATGGCGATGATGAACCGATCTGGGAGACCGGCGCCATCCTGCGCTATCTGGCCGCCCGCTATGGCCCGGACAGCTTCTGGCCGACCGATCCCGCCCGTCGGGCGCGAGTGGACAAATGGGCCGAATGGGCCAAGCTCAATGTCGCCCTGGGCTTTACCGGCCCGGTCTTCTGGCAGGTCGTGCGCACCGCGCCATCGCAACAAGACCCGCGGGCCATCGCCGAGGCGCTGGCCAGACTGGCGTGCCTGCTGAAAATTGCCGAAGGGCAATTGGCCGACCGTGAATATCTGGCGGGCGATGACTTCACCCTGGCCGATATCCAGTTCGGCCATGTGCTCTATCGCTATTTCGACATCGACATCGCCCGTCCCGCATGGCCGGCGATCGAACGCTACTATGCCGCCCTCGTCCGGCGGCCGGCCTTTGCCGAGCACGTCATGGTGTCCTACGAACCCTTGCGCGTGACCGAATGA